Proteins co-encoded in one Aspergillus flavus chromosome 2, complete sequence genomic window:
- a CDS encoding dehydrogenase with different specificitie, with protein MAPQVWFITGASSGLGLSLSLYALSAGHHVIGTVRNASKSADAVQTIQNKGGKIVELDVTKADAIPEAVKKAESFYGKIDVLVNNAGYSLLGAVEDLNDKESALQMETNFFGPLRVIRAVLPGMRGNRSGTIVNISSVAGQDALPSCGLYSASKFALEGLSESLSRELAPFNISVLVVEPGAFRTNFLSAVQRNESGLSEPYKGGPVDTMLGNFESAQGKQKGDPEKAIARIFEVVTGEGAAGGLKGQILRLPLGPDCVQRMQAKLDKANADLNAAREFALNTNYD; from the exons ATGGCACCGCAAGTTTGGTTCATCACCGGTGCCTCCTCGGGCTTGGGTCTATCCCTTTCGCTGTACGCACTGTCAGCCGGGCATCATGTCATCGGGACCGTTCGCAACGCATCAAAGTCCGCAGATGCAGTCCAGACAATTCAAAATAAGGGCGGAAAGATCGTGGAGCTAGACGTTACCAAGGCCGATGCTATTCCTGAGGCAGTGAAAAAGGCAGAAAGCTTTTACGGGAAAATCGATGTATTAGTGAACAACGCGGGGTACTCATTATTAGGCGCCGTGGAGGACCTGAA TGACAAAGAAAGCGCACTCCAGATGGAAACTAATTTCTTCGGTCCTCTCCGAGTAATCCGAGCAGTGCTCCCCGGTATGCGCGGCAACAGGAGTGGAACGATCGTGAACATTAGTAGCGTCGCTGGTCAAGATGCTTTGCCTTCTTGCGGGTTGTATTCTGCAAGCAAATTCGCACTGGAAGGTCTATCTGAATCGCTGAGTCGTGAACTTGCACCGTTTAATATTTCAGTTCTTGTGGTGGAACCCGGTGCTTTCCGTACGAATTTCCTGTCGGCAGTTCAGAGGAACGAGAGCGGGCTTAGTGAACCATATAAAGGTGGACCGGTGGATACCATGCTAGGCAATTTCGAGTCAGCACAAGGCAAACAAAAAGGAGACCCTGAAAAGGCGATCGCTAGGATCTTTGAAGTCGTCACTGGAGAGGGCGCCGCTGGTGGACTTAAGGGGCAGATTCTAAGATTGCCACTGGGTCCGGATTGCGTGCAAAGAATGCAGGCGAAGCTGGATAAGGCAAATGCTGATCTCAATGCTGCGCGCGAATTCGCACTGAATACCAACTATGATTAG